A genomic region of Candidatus Cetobacterium colombiensis contains the following coding sequences:
- a CDS encoding class I SAM-dependent methyltransferase codes for MSVKFYNDNAESFFNNTVNADMSSTYNIFEENLSDKTGEILDLGCGSGRDAKHFIDAGFKVTALDLSPILAAKASEYIGQEVIVANMKDLDFSDKFIGIWACASLLHLTEDEVLETLKRCHKALKKDGTMYVSFKYGETNFEKDGRIFTCFTRDKFLNLIEGLDFYYRATFETGDVRPGRENEKWLNVILKKK; via the coding sequence ATGTCAGTCAAATTTTATAACGACAATGCAGAAAGTTTTTTTAACAACACGGTTAATGCTGATATGAGTTCTACATACAACATCTTTGAAGAGAATCTTTCTGATAAAACTGGAGAGATTTTAGATTTAGGATGTGGAAGTGGAAGAGATGCTAAACATTTTATAGATGCAGGGTTTAAAGTTACTGCTTTAGATCTCTCTCCTATTTTAGCTGCAAAAGCCAGTGAATACATTGGCCAAGAGGTTATTGTTGCTAATATGAAAGACTTGGATTTTTCTGATAAATTCATAGGTATTTGGGCTTGTGCATCACTCTTACATTTAACAGAGGATGAAGTTTTAGAAACTCTAAAAAGATGTCATAAAGCCTTGAAAAAGGATGGAACTATGTATGTTTCATTTAAATATGGAGAAACTAACTTTGAAAAAGATGGTAGAATTTTTACTTGTTTCACTAGAGATAAGTTTTTAAATCTAATAGAGGGATTAGATTTCTATTACCGTGCTACATTTGAAACAGGAGATGTTAGACCTGGAAGGGAGAATGAAAAATGGCTGAACGTAATTCTGAAAAAGAAATAA
- a CDS encoding restriction endonuclease subunit M: MNLLDFKDKIQISYKDNRIDIDENKIYHSNPELLLILLKDRTTKKNLIWATDSYKNYGEYYEKENQIKVEVITGYNKWLIKPRIEKNKEQQQQRSKEKAEVFTPSWVCNKQNNLIDNAWFEKENIFNIEVEKNWETNLEKIEFPAKKSWQDYIKLNRLEIACGEAPYITSRYDTTSGEYIEVSNRIGLLDRKLRVISENIEDRKEWIKWSLVALKSIYAYDYQGDNVLLARENILYTVKEFYEEKFKRDLSNENLKKMAIIISWNIWQMDGIKFVIPESCKNEQKIEYLLFGEKITEEKCKGCQTGNNFQHNGIYVKIKDWEKNKIIRFIDLLEG; the protein is encoded by the coding sequence ATGAATTTACTAGATTTTAAAGATAAAATACAAATATCTTACAAGGATAATCGGATTGATATTGATGAAAATAAAATATATCATTCTAATCCTGAATTATTATTAATATTATTAAAAGATAGAACAACTAAAAAGAACTTAATTTGGGCAACTGATTCTTATAAAAATTATGGAGAGTATTATGAGAAAGAAAATCAAATAAAAGTTGAAGTTATAACAGGATATAATAAATGGCTTATAAAACCTAGAATAGAAAAAAATAAGGAACAACAGCAACAACGTTCAAAGGAAAAAGCAGAAGTGTTTACACCTTCTTGGGTTTGTAACAAACAAAATAATTTAATTGATAATGCTTGGTTTGAAAAGGAAAATATTTTTAATATTGAAGTGGAAAAAAATTGGGAAACAAATTTAGAGAAAATAGAATTTCCGGCAAAAAAGAGCTGGCAAGATTATATAAAATTAAATAGACTTGAAATTGCTTGTGGAGAAGCACCCTATATAACTAGCAGATATGATACTACTTCTGGAGAATATATAGAAGTTTCTAATAGAATTGGATTACTTGATAGAAAATTAAGAGTAATAAGTGAAAATATAGAAGACAGAAAAGAATGGATTAAGTGGTCTTTAGTAGCCTTGAAAAGTATTTATGCCTATGATTATCAGGGTGATAATGTTTTATTAGCTAGAGAAAATATTCTTTATACAGTGAAAGAATTTTATGAAGAAAAATTTAAAAGAGATTTAAGTAACGAAAATTTGAAAAAAATGGCAATAATAATATCTTGGAATATTTGGCAGATGGATGGAATAAAATTTGTTATTCCTGAAAGTTGTAAAAATGAACAAAAAATTGAATACTTACTTTTTGGAGAAAAAATAACAGAAGAAAAATGTAAAGGGTGTCAAACTGGAAATAATTTTCAACATAATGGCATTTATGTAAAAATAAAAGACTGGGAAAAAAATAAAATAATTCGATTTATAGATTTACTGGAGGGGTAG